The Phoenix dactylifera cultivar Barhee BC4 unplaced genomic scaffold, palm_55x_up_171113_PBpolish2nd_filt_p 001324F, whole genome shotgun sequence genomic interval aattaaataatatattataatataaatcatattgatataatatattaggtATTTTGCTATACTAATTTTTTATGCTGAATTaagagatatttttatttttaaatttcagccaaATTAACATttttattctaaaataattttggatattcaatctaaaaataaaattttcaacaTTAGATTGGACAATGATATAAGAAGTAAAAATGATTTAGGATCACTGTGATGCAATTAAGCATAATAGTCTTACCAAACTCCCTTTTTAAAGCCTATCTAGGATCGATAACACGTACCACCATATGCCCTGCCCCGCAATTTTGTCCATGGATGGATCTAAccagtggaaaaaaaaaacagttttccGAGATTTTATAAACTTCATGAGTCATACATAACTCATGACCTTCCATCTACGGGGATCCGAAATAACTTGCAATGTACTTCGTCTAGTTTCCGTTCTCCTCCCGCGACACGCCCGTTTATTcgatcatttgatcgcgaagcGACGACTGATCTCTTCTCGCCGGATCCCTCGCGTTCTCTGAAATCCATGGCGGAAGAGACCAAACCCTCgcaaaaccctaaaacccctcaGATGGCGCCGGTTCCAGCGACGGCGAAAGGCGGCGATCGCGACTTCCTTCTCCATCTCGAGGCTTACCTCGCCCGCCGGGACGGCGTCGACAAGCTCCTCAAGATTTCCCGCTACGCCGCCAAGATCGTCCTCTCCACCTCCCTCCCCTCAAAAGCCCTCGCCCCCCGCCTGAAGGCCTTCGAGTCCAGCGTTGGCCTCAGCCGCAAAGCTTTCCGCCTGGGCAAGTTCGTCCAGGACGTCAACGCCTTCCGATCCGCCGACGGCTCCCCCTCCTCCGCCGACCTCCTCCTCGCAGCCGTTGCCTACGGCGGCGAGGGCCTCTACTACTTCGTCGAGCAGTTCGTCTGGCTCTCCAAGGCAGGCCTCATACCGTCGCAGCACTTGCGGCGGCTCCAAAAGATCAGCGCCTGGGCGGAGCTCGTGGGGTACCTCGGGAGCATCTCCTTGAAGGCCAAAGAGCTGCGAAAGATCCGATTTTTGCTTGAGTCGAAGGTTCGGAGCACGAAATCATCGGAGGATGACGATGAGATACAGAAATTGCGGGTGAAGTTGTTGCTCAAACAACTATCGCTCGTCCAAGACTTCGCGGATGGTCTGATGGCGCTCGGGGATGTGAGCGATGGGAAGGGTTTTCTCTCGAATCCTCTGTTGATGGCTTCGGCCGGCCTTCTTTCGGCTCTAATCAGCACTCATAAGAATTGGACTTCTTGCTGAGGGGTAGGCCTTTCGCTCTGTTCTCCGATTCATAGGAATAAAGCCCCTGTTTTTATCTGTGTTTTTCATTGATAGCGAGTATAAGTTATGGGAGATGAAGTTCCAAACATTTTGCATGAAATCTTATAAGCTGCTTTGGTTTCTAATGATGTAAAACCGATATCAATACAATTcagtgtttttttcttttccttcttccaacaGATAAATGCACTGAAATGGAATGGGCTTATGAAGGGACTCTACTTCTCTATTTTGCTGTACAAAAATGTGTCCTTTGATTATCTTAGAACTGTGGTTACCTAGTTCATTTATGTGCTAGTTCATTATGTGCTTCATCTTAGTACTGGTTGCATTCTTAGTTTTCTCTTTCTAAATAACTTGGGTATATAATTTATCCGATTTGAACAGGTGATCAATGTTCACGTGAATGCAGGGATAAATGAGAAAGGAGACAGTTTTAAGTGGCAATAGAAGCAAAGAAATTTAGAAGATAAATAAAAAAGGCGGTAGTGATACTGAATGGCTCTTTACAGAATCTTAACAGTTTTAATGTAGACTTTGATATCCGGTGTAATCCAGCAAATTGGGTAATGatggcttttctttttcttttttaaaaaaaacaagaagactATTCACTGCATGGTGCTATGGCACTGGTATTATGCCTCTTTAGTTCATTAACATTTCAATGATTCTGTCCTTTGATCCTGTTTGTATTGCAACTGCCTGTCCCTTCATAAGAGGAAGCATTGCATTAAATCCTCTTGTCATTGGCATGAGTCCTACAGCAATAATGAGTTGCGCAGCTTGGCAGTAGCTATTTTGATCATTGATGTAGAGATTAATGATTATGCAGGGGTTAAATTAGGGAAAAAGCAATTTTCTTGAAGTCTCCTCCATCTTGTTCAGTGGTGGGTCGCCTCCATGGATTCAAATATCAGGGAACCACTCAGTGATCTGTAGTTGGGTCTCAAATGCCACATAAAATATGATGATCAGAATGAATAGGAGAGCAGTCTGGGTTTGAGATCTTCAATACTTTACCATGCATGAGAACCGAGAAGAGGGTGAGATGGCAGGGATTTAGAAGATACAGAATGAACTTCAGAAACTTAGATCAGAAAATTAGTTCTGGCATACTTACATGGTAGAGCCATGCATATCTACTTTATTTGCTTAGTTCGTCGACAAGACAAACAAGACATACTTTGCACCACCTCACTGAAACTGATGCACAtgcaagcatatatatatattggccaCCAAAGCGAAACTTTGAAATCCATTAAAATTTATTAGTGAAACCTTAGATATCAACTTCCAGAATTCTCCCTGTATCTCAAAAATTTAATTTGGCctctccatcaaaaaaaaaataaaatcctcCTAGTACATCCCATATTTAATAGCCTATGCTTGTTCATTTCTTCTTGCTTCTCTTCACCTGATTACCTTTTGAAGCTTGGTTTCAGTacttgaatttcatgaagaggaAGACCCTTTGACTTGTGATTACCCATCAGCTTCACGATTGTTCTAATAAATTGGGCTTTTAACTTTAAGCGCTTTCCATTAAATTGTCAAGTTGAAGAAAGTATTTGAACCCGtgtaaaattaaattgctaattGAAGAGATGTTGAAAAGTAAAAGTTCAAAGACATCTTGAATCTTTCATTTCTTGATATATTGTAAATGGTTGATGGCAAGGCAGCTGATGTTCATGTATTACAGGTTTAATGAATTCACAACTTCATAACCCATTTAGGAACTGGATGACTAATCCAATGTATCATTATTGCATTAACACCTAACTACAGATCAACTCCTTATTCTACTTAATAGTAGGAATGGTTGAGATCATTTGCATCATTACCTTGTTTTGATAACACGTCCATGTTCAAGATTGCATAGACAAATTCAGATACATTAATGTTATATGGTATACTAAGAAAGCATGTCTCATTTTATTCAAGATCACCCTTCTATGGTTTGATCATCAGCATAATTGTCCCACATCAAATTTTTAAGACACCATAATATTCTAAAGGACTTACAAATGCTCTTCTTTAAACTTTTGGCTGAGCAGGTATCCAGAATGTTCAGGTAAGTCTTTTGCAGGGAAACTGTATTCGACATTGTTGAGAGTTCTGTTTGGTTATTCCCTTAATATTTCAAATGATGAACAGACTTATGTAGGTTTAATAAGTTTTGCTTAGATC includes:
- the LOC103720024 gene encoding peroxisomal membrane protein 11-3-like, whose translation is MAEETKPSQNPKTPQMAPVPATAKGGDRDFLLHLEAYLARRDGVDKLLKISRYAAKIVLSTSLPSKALAPRLKAFESSVGLSRKAFRLGKFVQDVNAFRSADGSPSSADLLLAAVAYGGEGLYYFVEQFVWLSKAGLIPSQHLRRLQKISAWAELVGYLGSISLKAKELRKIRFLLESKVRSTKSSEDDDEIQKLRVKLLLKQLSLVQDFADGLMALGDVSDGKGFLSNPLLMASAGLLSALISTHKNWTSC